From a region of the Castanea sativa cultivar Marrone di Chiusa Pesio chromosome 10, ASM4071231v1 genome:
- the LOC142614168 gene encoding uncharacterized protein LOC142614168 translates to MESLNISEGTPKLKNDNGHDGLGDRMDVSRDLQSESQEEKVDENIGLNDLVEKKDGSRDLQSKTEQNLDNDSSDKINESRNLVDKMDENRDLESKSREAMDQTTEGVLGEENEQEPVFDGTEVPGMEASRSASTRSLDLDPETQGVVEKAVALKNFVKEKGVVAVSSVLRRLSGKKDENGQDVFEGENRDVPDFTENSDAKEVSQKTTEKSAWNPLSYITMSRDADADNKAELREEVVEESAQPIAMKGRILLYTRLGCPDCKEARLFLHWKRLSYIEINIDIYPSRKLELEKISGSSAVPKVFFNEILIGGLSELKALNESGMLSEKIDYLINEEPSFEAPLPPLSGEDDLSSSGAIDELALIVRKMKESIVVKDRFYKMRRITNCFLGSEAVDFLSEDQYLEREEAVEFGRKLASKLFFEHVIEENLFEDGNHLYRFLDNDPIVSSQCHNIPRGVIDVKPKPIIEIASRLRFLSYAILEAYTSEDGKHVDYRSIHGSEEYARYLRIVEELQRVEVQDMPREEKLAFFINLYNMMAIHAILVLGHPAGPLERRKLFGDFKYVVGGSTYSLSAIQNGILRANQRPPYNLMKPFGAKDKRSKVALPYPEPLIHFALVCGTRSGPALRCYSPGNIDKELMEAARDFLRNGGIVIDLNVKVASASKILKWFSVDFGKNEVEVLKHISNYLEPADSEGLLDLLAHSQLKVIYQPYDWGLNC, encoded by the exons ATGGAATCTTTAAACATCAGTGAGGGTActcctaaattaaaaaatgataatgggCATGATGGATTGGGTGATAGGATGGATGTGAGTAGGGATTTGCAGTCTGAATCTCAGGAAGAAAAGGTAGATGAGAATATTGGCCTGAATGATTTGGTTGAAAAGAAGGATGGGAGCAGGGATTTGCAGTCTAAAACTGAACAAAATTTGGACAATGACTCTAGTGACAAGATAAATGAGAGTAGGAATTTAGTTGACAAGATGGATGAGAATAGGGATTTGGAGTCTAAATCTCGAGAGGCTATGGACCAAACAACAGAGGGGGTTCTTGGTGAGGAGAATGAACAGGAGCCTGTCTTTGATGGAACAGAGGTTCCTGGGATGGAAGCTAGCCGAAGCGCATCTACCCGTTCATTGGATCTTGATCCAGAGACTCAGGGTGTAGTTGAGAAAGCTGTGGcacttaaaaattttgtaaaggaGAAGGGTGTAGTTGCAGTGTCCAGTGTTCTGCGTCGCCTTTCTggaaaaaaagatgaaaacGGACAGGATGTTTTCGAGGGTGAAAATAGGGATGTACCAGATTTTACCGAGAACAGTGATGCCAAAGAAGTCTCTCAGAAAACAACTGAGAAATCTGCATGGAATCCGTTAAGCTATATAACGATGTCACGCGATGCTGATGCAGATAACAAAGCCGAGTTGAGGGAAGAAGTTGTTGAAGAATCTGCACAACCTATAGCCATGAAAGGAAGAATTTTACTGTACACAAGGTTAGGGTGCCCAGATTGCAAAGAGGCTAGGTTATTTCTGCACTGGAAAAGGCTTAGTTATATTGAAATCAACATTGATATCTACCCCAGTAGAAAGCTAGAGCTAGAAAAAATTTCTGGGTCTTCTGCTGTTCCAAAGGTGTTCTTCAATGAGATCCTTATTGGTGGCTTGAGTGAGCTAAAAGCCTTGAATGAGTCTGGAATGCTTAGTGAAAAGATTGATTATCTGATCAATGAAGAACCATCATTTGAAGCTCCTTTACCGCCCCTTTCTGGTGAAGATGACCTCTCCAGTAGTGGGGCTATTGATGAACTAGCTTTAATTGTCCGAAAGATGAAAGAATCTATTGTTGTGAAGGACCGGTTTTATAAAATGCGAAGGATCACCAACTGTTTCCTAGGTTCAGAAGCTGTCGATTTCTTATCAGAAGATCAGTATTTGGAAAGGGAAGAG GCCGTTGAATTTGGACGAAAACTTGCAAGCAAACTCTTTTTTGAACATGTTATTGA AGAGAATCTGTTTGAGGATGGTAACCACTTGTATCGCTTCTTGGACAATGATCCTATAGTGTCATCTCAATGCCACAACATCCCAAGGGGTGTAATTGATGTGAAGCCAAAGCCTATTATAGAAATCGCTTCAAGGCTGAGATTTTTGTCCTATGCAATTCTTGAAGCCTACACATCAGAAGATGGTAAGCATGTGGATTACAGAAGTATTCATGGCAGTGAAGAATATGCAAG GTATCTGAGAATAGTTGAGGAGctccaaagagtggaagtccAGGATATGCCAAGGGAAGAGAAGCTTGCTTTCTTTATAAATCTCTATAATATGATGGCCATCCATGCGATACTGGTGTTGGGTCATCCAGCTGGGCCACTGGAACGAAGGAAGTTGTTTGGAGACTTCAAGTATGTTGTTGGTGGGTCCACCTATTCACTTTCAGCTATTCAAAATGGCATTTTAAGGGCCAACCAACGGCCACCATACAATCTCATGAAGCCATTTGGTGCAAAAGATAAACGTTCCAAG GTGGCTCTTCCTTACCCAGAACCACTTATACACTTTGCACTGGTTTGTGGTACCCGATCTGGGCCTGCTTTACGATGCTATTCTCCTGGGAACATTGACAAAGAGTTGATGGAGGCAGCCCGTGATTTTTTAAGAAATGGAGGAATTGTTATTGATTTGAATGTCAAGGTTGCATCAGCTAGTAAAATCCTTAAATG GTTTAGTGTAGATTTTGGCAAGAATGAAGTAGAGGTACTGAAGCACATATCAAACTACTTGGAGCCGGCTGACTCTGAAGGGTTACTGGATTTGCTTGCCCACTCTCAGTTGAAGGTGATATATCAGCCTTATGACTGGGGCTTAAACTGCTAG